In Anaerobranca gottschalkii DSM 13577, the following proteins share a genomic window:
- a CDS encoding glycoside-pentoside-hexuronide (GPH):cation symporter has product MEEKKVSNFQVLAYGMGSLGNNIIYAFITTYLLVFYTDVFGIGAGIIAIMYLIARIWDGLNDPIMGIIVDNTNTRWGRFRPYLLYVPFVMAVFTILCFYNPQLSDKGKVIYAYITYILWGMSFTAMDIPYWSMSAAITQNPVERNKVVMVPRTFAMIGFLVVNVLTLPLVKALGSWTTVAVIYAIFAVVFTLITFFFVQERVVVKREKRQSIKDVINLFLANKPLRMLIYSMIIVEGLNAVRLTLTYYYLRYNLNSEDAIPIFLGLYLLMNIVGAVITPILAKKYGKKNLAFYSVLITALTSVGMFFTGYSSLVYIFIWNILGAIAMGSSNIAMTSMLADCVEYGQWKTGNRAEGMVFSTNIFKTKLASAIGGALGAATLHISGYVPEVAQTKATLDIIHLFFTLVPGLICLLALLPLFNYDLTEQEYSKILTQLKG; this is encoded by the coding sequence TCTAATTTTCAAGTATTAGCCTATGGTATGGGAAGTTTAGGAAATAATATCATCTATGCCTTTATTACCACATATTTATTGGTCTTTTATACCGATGTCTTCGGTATAGGTGCTGGTATTATTGCTATTATGTACTTAATAGCTAGAATTTGGGATGGCCTTAATGACCCAATAATGGGGATTATAGTGGATAACACTAACACAAGGTGGGGCCGTTTTAGACCCTATTTGTTGTATGTACCCTTTGTCATGGCAGTTTTCACTATCCTCTGTTTTTATAATCCCCAATTGAGTGATAAAGGTAAAGTAATTTATGCATACATCACCTATATTTTATGGGGTATGAGTTTTACAGCTATGGACATCCCTTATTGGTCAATGTCAGCGGCAATAACCCAAAATCCCGTTGAACGAAATAAAGTTGTCATGGTTCCTAGGACCTTTGCCATGATAGGTTTTTTAGTAGTTAATGTATTGACATTGCCATTGGTAAAAGCTTTAGGAAGTTGGACTACGGTAGCGGTAATTTATGCTATTTTTGCAGTTGTATTTACTTTAATTACCTTCTTCTTTGTCCAAGAAAGGGTAGTTGTTAAAAGGGAAAAAAGACAAAGTATTAAAGATGTAATTAATTTGTTCTTAGCCAACAAACCCCTCCGGATGTTAATTTACTCAATGATAATTGTAGAAGGATTAAATGCCGTAAGATTAACTTTAACCTATTATTATTTGAGATATAACTTAAATTCTGAAGATGCAATACCAATCTTTTTAGGGTTGTACCTATTGATGAACATAGTTGGTGCTGTAATTACACCTATCCTTGCTAAAAAATATGGAAAGAAAAACCTGGCCTTTTATTCAGTCCTAATAACTGCCTTAACTTCAGTTGGCATGTTCTTTACTGGCTACAGTAGTTTAGTATACATCTTTATCTGGAATATCCTTGGGGCAATTGCCATGGGAAGCTCTAATATTGCTATGACTTCTATGTTGGCAGATTGTGTTGAATACGGCCAATGGAAGACAGGGAATCGGGCGGAAGGAATGGTATTTTCTACCAATATCTTTAAAACAAAACTGGCTTCCGCTATCGGTGGAGCCTTAGGAGCTGCAACCCTCCATATTTCCGGCTATGTACCAGAAGTAGCACAAACAAAGGCTACCCTAGATATTATCCATTTATTCTTTACTTTAGTTCCCGGCTTAATTTGCTTATTAGCCTTACTACCTTTATTTAATTACGATTTAACAGAACAAGAATACAGTAAAATACTAACACAACTTAAAGGATAA